The genomic window GCTCAGCTGGTCCCACCCTGCGCTCCCTGTTATGTATTGTGGTGTAGAGTTTTGTACCTTACTCTTAGTGAACGTAGGTTTGGTTGTGGGGCAAGCAGTTTAAGGAAGTCAAACCCCATTTGGTTGTGGGGCAAGCAGTTCTAGGAAGTCAAATTCCTAATGAGCTGTGACTTTACCTCTTTTTCTCAGGCTGGGCAGTTGCAGCCCAATGACCTTTCCTTTTTCCTTGGCAGAATACTGCAGAGGTTGGACATTGCTTTCTGCcaaaaggaaaaactgcaatTGCCCAGCCTGAAAAAAGGATAGATAAAATCACATCTCTTTAGGGGTTTGATTTCCCTGAACTGAGTAAGGGTAAGGTACAACTCCACACCTGAATACATATCAGCCTAGTTTCCATCAGGCACATGGTATGGAGAAAATAAGGCAAAACAGGCATACCTCGTATGATTATATTTTGGAAATTCTCATTCTTCCAGTCCTGACACTACCTCTTTAAGAAAAGGCAGTTGAACAGATACAAGTGTTCCATATTAGGGAGAAATCAACAGGTTTTGCAAAAGATACTATCAACCCCCTTCTATGCCCATGAAGCAAAgccaaataaaatttaataataaattaaatacCATATCTTTATCATATGCAGAAATAAGTGAGACAAAAGCTGGAGCCCTACTATTACTCTTTTGCTGAAGATTTCTGCAGATCAGTTAAGCTGAACGTGTTTGATGCAGGTGATCTGATTCTACTCCAGACCCTGCAGCGAAAGGATATCCTTTGAGGCCTTCTCTTTATTGTGGATTTGCAGGACCTGGTAAATGCCATTTTTGTTCTAGCATCATCTTTTATATGGTGATGCTTTATTCAGCTCCATTTCAGATGTagattttttgaaaataaattttaaaaaaccccaaacacataGCAAAACAGGTGGACTCCATCATGTCTTCTTCTCCCCCTTCTTCGCAAAGGCAAAGTGGAGATTGCTCCCAGGACCACGGTGATATTGCTTTAACTTTCAGAAACAAGTACACTTACACCTCCCCACCCATTGTAACTGAAAGGTAGCAAAATACTCACCGATAATGATGATTATTATGACAACCACTACAGCTATCAATATAGCCCACATCTGTCAAAAGAGAAAAGTGTGACATTCAGACactttaaaaaggaaagaaaagtcaTACGTCTATGGGCTTGCAGAAAAACTTCTGCCATTCATAACTTATGAGATCTCAAAACATTGCTTTTCAGAATGTTTGTGTGATGCAATAAATTAACCTCAGATTAAGaggggaaagggattgagacttgtgTACTGCCTTCTTGTAGTTTTTacagccacactcaaagcggtttatatgtaggtacttcaagcattttccccatctgtcccagtgggctcacaatctatttacctggagcagtggagattaagtgacttgcccagggtcacaaggagcagtgcgggatttgaaccccaaacctcagggtgctgaggctgtagctctaaccaccacaTCACAGTCTCCTCTACACTGGGGGTTTCACATCTTTATACTTTATGCAAATAATGAGTCAGGTTACTGAAAtgtaaaactgaaaataaaagccCTACAACCCTAAGCAAATTTCTGTCCATAACACTGTTTCATAACAATTTTTTGCTTTCATTTTTAACTCcactggagttggtccagaggacagctactaaaatggtcagtggtctttgtcaaacGTTTGGGAacaatctcaatatgtatactttggtggaaaggcgggaggggaaacatgatagagacatttaaatacttacgttGCATAAATGCATGAGGTaagtctttttcaattgaaaggaaactctgcaatgagggggcacaggatgaaggtgaaaggggacagactaagaaataacctcagaaaatacttttcatAGAAAGGGTAGTGAATATGTGGAACGGCCTCCCAGCGGAGGTGGTGGTGGTCAGAAATGTATTTGAATTCATAAAAAGCCATACACTGAATTTCTAAGGGAGAAAAAGGGATAGTAGAGGTTTTGATTGGCAGACTAGATaaggtcatatggtctttatctgcctacATTATTCTGTTACCCTCCCGTTTTTTCTGTTAGCTCATTCTCAGAATCTGTGTTTGTTCTTCTGTTACCCACCCTAAGTTTTCTGGGAGAGTgggaaataaatcaaaataaatactaaaaatacatCTGTAGAACAGGCATTGTGCATTACAAGAAATTCAAAACAGAGAAAAgctttttattcttttcttcCATAGAGTCAAGTTATCACTTATCCAAATACAATTCTCTATTCTCTCATGTTATGAAAAGGAGGGAACAGTCATACCTTACAGTTCTTCCACCAATATTTTCTCTTAAGCTTTGCAGCACTCGTTTCAAATTGGGAAGCCCCAGCTTGAAGCGCATCCGCGCGGTCGTCCAGGTCTGAGAGCTTCTGATCTCTTTCTAGGACCTTGTCCACATTTACTCTCATAATATCCACCACCTATGTGGGTGGGAAGAAAAATAAGTTTAACATAACAAAAAGATTTAAACCTGCCAGCATCtgtaactagagaatgatacggggaaataatttgtcccccatcccgtgtcattctttagtgtctatctcatcctcaatccttctataccagcattcttcaatgcaaggcttgagtgtcagtggctgggcccattcatactctgattcttccctctctccttaaagaatgacacaggaacaaattctgtccccgtgccattctctaatctgtaCTGACAAATGCGACGCATTTAGCAATATccgacatggaaaaaaaaaatcaggttaaGGGGCAAAACAAAGCAAGTTATACTTCAGTTATCATTAAAATACTGTCAGAGTAATTCAGTGCTTCACTTGGAACTGAGCTGCCCAAATCCTTCCTATATACACAAGCAGGGTTCTGTTGCCTAATCATTTTTACTTAAGTCTCTCATTCAAAACAGAGAAGACAAGTCACTCATGCTGCAGGAATTCGCTGTGGAAGCCTTCGTGTATCAAAAGTGTAGATCCTGAGGAAATGTTTTATTGCTGACATAATAAATATTCCGCATgaatatagagcagtggttcttaaacttgtcctggaggaaccccagccagtcaggttttcaagatatccctaattaaTATGTATCATAATATTCGTTAAATTATTTTACTAAATACTAACATATAAATCACATCAACTGTAGTTAGTATTTAGTAAAATAATATAATGAATATTGTAATAAATGATAAACTATTTGAATTGAGGATATAATTAGCTTTTTTGAGTAATGTTTAAGTTATGTGTAAAGCTATTGAAAGGTTTCTGATAAATCCTGGtgaagtttatttattaatgaacatgtatgagagaaatctgcatgccgactacctactttataggcaaatcttgctcatgcatattcattagggatatcttgaaaacccgactggctaggggTGTCCCAGGACagtgatacagagaaaataatcTCCAGGAGCTTGATATCATCGTCCACCCTTACCAAAGGATATTTAGAACCTCTCCCTCTGATAGCATACAGCTTTGTACCCATAAAAAAGAGGATGTAAAAGAAAAGCTTGAGGACCAGTGGAAAAATCAGTTTCTTGGTAGTGAATGAGAAATCAGTTCTGCAGCCTGGAACATTTTTACCTCATCTACTTGTGCTTGCGTTTGTTGTAGGCGCCGACCGCCACCAGGGGCAGCAGGGGAGCTGCCAGGACCAGGCGCTGACCTGTAAAGTGAAAAACAACTGATATTTCACAACTTAAAAAGTTTCCACAGATGccagcagtggcatagccagacaacTAATTTGGGGTAGGcatgagcccaaagtgggtgggcatgAAATTTCACAGCCCACCCTCAGCAGTCCTATAAactaaaaaaatagaaatatctGCACTGGTAGGGATCCCTCAGCCAACCAGCTGAAGATCTCCTCCTAGCCAAAATTCTGACAACCTGGGCAGCCAGCAGCAGGGTCTCcaagctgctgccaccaccaaccccttgcacatgctcagtttcaTGCGTGCGTGGGGAAGGGCCAGACACAGCTTGGGGATAGCTGCCGGCTGCCCAAACTGCAAGAGTTCTGGACGGGAGGAGGACTTTGGTTGGTAAGGCTTGGGATCCCTGCCAGCCAGAACGAGTAAGCATCAATTTTGGGTGGCCTCTCTACCGCTGCCTATGCCACTGGATGCCAGTAAAACCATTCTAGCTATATATTCAAACACTGTTGCTACTATTAACTGCTATCATTTGTATATTGCTACTAGAGGTAAACAAACAGCCCCTTTAATATGACACTTATGAGCTAATCAATAGACAAATGAGAGGTTTTTGGTTCTATTTTACCTAcaattctttttttcccccttcctttctacCTTTATTGTAAAATTTCCCCCATCGTTCTTCCCTCTTGTTTCTGGTGGTATTTGTTACTGTCgatctgtttgttttcttttttgcccCTCCCATTTTTAttctattgtaaaccacttagattttaactttggttttatattggtggtacagtactcccccgaaattcacgggggttccgttccaggaacccccatgaatttcaagAGAGAGCAGCTGCAGCaccagcgggtgaagaaaatcactcgtggtctgctccaaccgcctcttcctgtaataaagtcgggctacaccaatcaggagctgctttgacatgcagctcctgattggtgtagcccagaggtctcaaagtccctccttgagggccgcattccagtcgggttttcaggatttccccaatgaatatgcattgaaagcagtgcatgcacatagatctcatgcatattcattggggaaatcctgaaaacccaactggattgcggccctcaaggagggactttgagatccctggtgtagcccaactttactacagaaagaggcggtcggagcagaccgtgaatgagtgaacataagaacataacataagaaatgccttcaccggatcagaccatacgtccatctagtccggtgacccgcacacgcggaggctaagctaggtgtttcctgatgaagaccttgtttacccgtatccctcaatgtaatttgcaagaaggtgtgcatccaacttgcccttgaatcctaaaatggtagtctccatcacaacctcttccgggagagtgagtccgcgattcgcaaaTTCATGAGggaatactgtatatcaaataaattgaactgtCTGTCTTGGCTTCTGGTCTCTGCTGAAAGGTACAGATTTCAAGTTTCTCGGCCCACATTCAGTGCAGAGCATGCCTGTACCTGAAGCAACTTCTCGATAACTCTGCTTTGAGTGGGCTCAGTCATTGAAATTGTTACACTGATGAGTTGAGAGACCCTAATTTGAAATTCCCAGTTATAATAGCAATTATTGTGCTTCTTTGCGAGAGGTGAGAGTGGACAGAAGAACCTCCAGTCTTGCTGCTGGGGGTTGCAAGGAATCGACATTGGCCACGTAATAACTATCACTATACTTACTAGGGCTCCTTTCTGAGTGTCGCCTGTACTTCCCCCCCTAGAGAACAGGTTCTTAACCCAGACAaattttcagaatatctacaatgaacgagcatgagacagatttacatacagtggaggcagtgcatgcaaaatttatctcatgcatatctgAGATCCTTTTACCAAAGGGCATTAAGCCCTAATATGTGCTTAATGGACAAGAGAACACTTACTGCAAAATGCATTAATGCAAAAGGCTTTAAATTCCCCTTTTCCGTGTGCTAACTATGTTTTATatagttatatttatttatttattttttggagaGGTCTTATCAAGagtagagaatgggcatggaagtgTTACCCAGCCAGTGTGTTCTGATTAGCGAACAGTAACCGGCTACACAGACCTCGCTTTATTTGAAGTTACCATATGCTAATGACAATGCACAACCtataaatcaatttttaaaaGTCTGATTTTTCTGCCAAGTTAAACATGGGCTCAGCGTGTGAGAAAGTCCTGCTAAGCCCATTtaatgcatcttagtaaaagggcatCGTTGCTCCTTAAATaaagtaataatttaaaaatctACTGTTTATACCTACTGTAATGCGACTGTACTACTCTTTCCTATTACATCTTGTTTGTATTATCTCAACCATTCTGTGTATTTACTCTTGTAACCTGGTCTGAGCTCTTTTGGAAGGACTTTCCTTGGGTTTTCTTTGTTTAAATACTATTACATTTTGTTTGAGAAGAGAAACCTTTAAGCATGACATATATGCAATAAGAGAGAAAATCAAGAGGGGGGGGCGGACCTCGCATCACTGTACACATTTTCATGAGAGGCAAAGAGGTAGTGATTTGAGGACAATCACTATTTCCATGAAGGGTACATCTTCTAgaactgtttgttttttatttcacTTCCTGGGCTTGGAATGCAAATGTACAGACACTTCCCTGGCACGCCTCGGCTATGTACTCTTTCCCCACATAAATGTTTCTATAACTCTACAGAGGCtcactttttttcttctctttatacCTAGTGTGTCACAAGAGAGGCTGGTGGCTGCAAGTTCCCTGGTTACCTGctaggagggaaggaaaaaaaaaaaaaaaggtgttctGATCTTACTGTACTGTACACATGCAGATTGCACAATGCTCATGTACAGTACATTACCTGGCAAAGCTGGCAGTCTCAATCATGCTGCTTACAACCCTAATTAAAAAGGGCTTCAGGGCAATATTTAGAGATCAGTCACACAGAAAGCAGTAGggaaaaacaaagcaaaatgtTCTACAAGAATTGACATTAGGTTCAGGCAGGTCAGAAGACATTCTTCCTAATTACACACATCCAGTTTGCTTTCCAGGTTTTGGGGGTCAGCAGAACAAAAAGGTTaaggaaaaataaatggaaaatccAACCAGTCGCCCTTCTTTACtcccttataagaacataaagagctgccatctctggatcagaccttaggtcatagaaacatagaaagatgacggcagataagggctacagcccatcaagtctgcccataccattgacccacccttttaagtctactggcccccttaactctattgacctgctctattaagtctatgtcctagcgaccctattcattggtatgaccctcgcagtgatcccacataggtatcccatttattcttgaagtctgagatactgcgggcctcgatcacctgtactggaagcttgttccaatgctctatcactcgttccgtgaagaagtacttcctgacgtctccaagaaacttccctcccctgagtttgagcggatgtcctcttgtgttcgagggtcctttgagaagaaagatatcatcttccacctcgacccgtcctgtgatgtacttaaatgtctccatcatgtctcccctctccctatgcttctcgagagtatagagctgcaagtccggcgatccgcacacgcggaggccccgccaggtatatcctggcataattttagtcacccgtatcactctatgcctctcataaggagatgagcatctagtttacccttaaatcctagaacagtggattctgcaattacttcctctgggagagcattctaagtgtccaccacttgctgcgtgaaacagaacttcctgatatttgtcctggacttgtcccctcagcttcagtccatgccctcttgtccgtgtcacattggacattgtaaataactgcttttcctgctctaatttgtcgattcctttcagaattttgaaagtctcgatcagatcccctcgcagtctcctcttcccaagggagaacaaccccagtctcttaagtcgttcctcctaatccagtttctccatacctttcgctagcttcgttgctcgtctctgcaccctctccagcagttttatatctttcttgaggtatggagaccaatgttggacatacGCTTGCTATAATGTTGTGCTCGTAAACACTACAGCCCCATTACGTAACTAATAACATTTAGCATAgcaagcaacaaaaatggtattgtacaccctagggcagtggtctcaaactcaaaccctttgcagggccacattttggatttggaggtacttggaaggcctcagaaaaaaataggtaatgtcttattaaagaaatgacaattttgcatgaggtaaaactctttatagtttataaatctttccttttggctgagtcttactaataatattgtcatttatagctaaagagacatatgatcaagaaactgttttattttacttttgtgattatgataaacataccaagggcctcaaaatagtacctggtgggccgcatgtggccccagggccgcatgtttgagaccactgccctagggacAATGTGATACAAGAAAACAATCTGGGTGAGTGTGCTGTAGTTCATGTACATTTGGTCTGGGACTTTTATAATCATAATACTCAAGCTGATTTTGCTACCGATGCTCAGAATTCCCATGTTATAGGGAACAGCACCCAACCCTTACCATGGGACCAGCGCCAAAATGTAACTCCCAATGCTCAATGCTAATGGTATGCACGCTGCAAGAGTGAAAGGGGGGTAATGTGCCTTCCCAGGCAAACCCACAAGAACTACTAATTTCTACAGCGCTGTTaaatgtacgcagcactgtacattaacatgTAAGAGACGACAATCCCTGCGGCACCATTCCTCTGTGCgtttaaataaaaagcttttcaaaaactTTTTTCATCTGAAAAGCCTATATTTAAGTGCAGAAAACAAGAGTcaatgtgtgctttcacttttACTCTGCCTCGCACACATTTGTCTCTCGCTACCAGCGCTTAGAGGCTGGCACAGGCTTCCTTCTGTTaccaaattaaacaaaaaatatatatcgtGGGGAATCCTTTCTTCAAATATTCCAATGCCAGCTCCAAGCTTGCATTCGATTTTTATCGGTAAGGGTGGTTTGGTTTTGTGAGCTGTTGTCTAAGCATTGAGAGGAAAAAGGAAATGACCTCATTAATATCCATTTCACTACATTTAAATACTATTTGTGATAATCCTTGGCACGCACGTTGTTTTCCCACATTAGAGCTCCTGAAAATTCTGCGCAGATTAACGCTGGCACTGGTCCGGCACTAATCGTGTCTAGCGCCGGCCCATCGGCTCGGGGATTTGAGAGCTTCCTCTCTGGATCTTTCCAGAGGCTCTGACATTTTGGAACCCCTACCTGTCTTGACCCAACTGTAGCCGTGTCCTCATGCGCAATGTTTGTGGGGTGGCAGCTCGTGCTGGACATACAAGCAGTGTTTGTACGTGGATcaatcttcctcttctttttgagatatccatgtaaatgtgtagtcagatatttatctttgaagtatatttttacagagccGTCTCatctgattagttttctctcagcgaaacgtcttgagaaaggaataacAGCGCCCATGGAAGGATAGCTCCCTGCACTGTAGTAAGACATGGACTTCCTCTTAACCTATTTGATTTATATTtgttctactctttaaatcttggatccaatacatggaggactagtgtgtgatcaattagatcatttattacttcatttatgtatctttattttcaaattgaattatgtattattaattttGGAAACTTAGTTTATTATGTtatttgatctcactttactgtacaagatgtatatgcttggtaatattataaaattctataaataaataataaaaaaaaccccaaaaaactgccAGCCGAAAAAGCTCCGATGTTCatcgaattcctatgagcgtcggagcttttaccgcagcggctgcCGATAAAAAAttccctaatgcggcttgataaaagggggcctaaataaaGCACCCCCTACCCTCTGCAACATACATTTCTAAAACAACATGTGATGcttaaaaagaaagcacaacTCAACCATAAAAGAACATATGCACTACTTTTCACAGAATTTAGCGATTCATCATTGCCACCCAACGAGTAAAATACCCTCCATTACTAACCTAGTATCTTCTCCCACCTCTTAAGTAATGAACATATGGGCCTGGACTCTTATGACATCGAGCTATCCCATTCAACCTGCTGAATTAaacattttctttgttttgttcttatTATACATTCCATTCACTAAAGTTTTTTGCTTGTGTGGTATGAAAGCCCACAAAGGTTCAAGGAAGTGTACAACAGTCGCTACCTTCTCTGCTCCACCCGCACCTTTGAAGTAAATAAGATGAAGTTTTTTTCTCATTACTGACACTGTACCCTGAATCCTTTAAAAAAGAGGCACCCAAGTAATACAACAAAGttcggacaagttcctggaggaaaagtccataaactgttgtTGAGGCAGACACgggactgcttgccctggatcagaggcatggaatgctgctactatttgggtttttgccaggtacttgttacttggattggcctctgggAAGAtcagatactgagctagatggaccattggtctgattcagtaaggccattcttatgttcttcacaaATGGTGCACATTGCTACCTGGGAAAAACAAAGCATCGTGATGGTGGGAAAATGAATAAGCATgctaaagacatttttattaTGCACAAGGAACAATCTGTTCCTCCGGCACACTATCACTGCCACTGGAAAAGAAACCGGATTATGTAACCAGTAAACAGCTGATGTATCCAATTTTGTCCTTCTTTCACACCCAACGGAACAGGTTGGAACAATTTTTTTGTGCTGCAAGTGACATCTAGTGGTCAAATAGAATACTATCATGCTGAATATGTAACATATGTAGGTGTTGCAAACAGTTTTTAAATTGCAATGTCATCCCAGCTATGCAGAGCACAGAACAATGCACTTTTGCTTTTCCATGTACTGTTACATTTGGACTTTGGTTTCAATACATTTCCTACTGAATAAATTTATATTCAGCGTTGGAACTTCAGGCTTTTTCATGCAGAGATCTATTCTTCAGAATTTTGGATTCAGGGGTAGTCTTACGCACAGTCCCATCTTTCTTACAGAAAGTGATTTCCA from Geotrypetes seraphini chromosome 15, aGeoSer1.1, whole genome shotgun sequence includes these protein-coding regions:
- the VAMP3 gene encoding vesicle-associated membrane protein 3, producing MSAPGPGSSPAAPGGGRRLQQTQAQVDEVVDIMRVNVDKVLERDQKLSDLDDRADALQAGASQFETSAAKLKRKYWWKNCKMWAILIAVVVVIIIIIIVWSVS